CTGAAGAGGCAGAACGCAAGATTAAGGTTCCTTTATTCACCTAGTTAGTTTCTGGAGGAATCTGCGCTgtcatcagtaaacattttgcttttgtgaatCATATTCAGTCAATGGAAATGGTCTAagttaatatttttcatttttactgaaTTTGTAAACTGTTATTTGCCTAAATTGCAGGAAAAGCTCAACACAGCAACTAACGGATTTGATAGAAATACAGTCAACTTCTGAATCTGCGCTTTCGCCACATGCCTTGACATGCAGTTTAGAGATTTGActcatttgtgcttttttttttatccatgtgtgtgaaggagctggAGCGTAGCATAGAGCTGAGCAACAGCAGTTACCAGAGGCAGttggctgcagagaggaagaaaacctTGAGTGCCCAGGAGGAGATCAGGACCCTGCAGGAGGATCTGCAACGATTGACCAACAAACTCAAGGTGCAATACACataaaaatatacttaaaaatcatcactggaaaaaaaattgtcttatGATTTTGTATAAGAAGCAGCTTGGTCCATGTATGgaatgtacattttgttttttttgttttcttcctaggagaaggagagagaactAGATGCCAAGAACATTTATGCCAACCGCATGGTGAAACCCTCACAAAGAAAAGATACTGACAGCTGCACAAAGCAGAAGGgtgcagttcatttttttaaaaaatatatatttattgatcaCAAAACTTATATAATAATACCTATTGCTTCTACCTCATGGAAAATGTTGTGCAGTCaaaatatgttggttttttttgcccagccttttgttgtgcatgtttatACATATAGAcatagagacaaaaaaaagtagtaatagtagtaaaTATTAGTGCTCTTTATCAAGGGATGAGTAGATCTAGGCTTTGCAAAGTTGACtctgatatatatattctgtttgtttaacATGTAGGCTCCAGCAAGAACAACAGCAAGGCGGTGCAGACAGAAGACAGGTTGTCTAGTCTGGGTTTCCCtacaccacctcctcctgccaTCACTGATGCCAACGATTGCCACAGTGAACGGGGACCTGATGAATATCTATCGCTCGAGGCAAGGTGTCTTCCCCCATCACTTTCCCATCTGCCATTGTTATTTGTGCATCTTTCACCTGTTGTAACTCTCTCTGTCAACAGGAGCTCGGCAGAGCGGACAGACGGGCGGAGACAGAGAACAGGCATCAAAACGGGGAACGGCAGAAGATGAGTGACAAGGAAAAAGAccgagacggagagaaagagcagcTGAAGCAGCAACTCAACCAGGAGATGGGTGTGCTTGAAGAAAGGGCAAAGATACTAAAAGACGGTAAAGACAAGAGTGTAGTTTCTCATACCTATTGCCTGAGTTagtaaaaagcacaaataacCAAGATTAATTATTTTGACTTAAAGCCACTATGTCCACAGGCTGGGAGAAAGAAACTGAGGGAGAAGccagaaaaaagacaagttcCCTGTTGAAccagaaggagaaagagaacaatAGGAAGCGTGGACATGTCCatgaggaggtggggaggtggaaCCAGGAGGCTCTGGTCAATCAGcaagcagcagaggaagcgCGTCAGAaaaaagagcagctgctggcTAAGATGCGTGAAATAGATCGTCTGAACCAGGGAGTCCAGGAGAACATGTTTGCTGAGTCGCGTCTTTCCGAGTTCCACAAGAGTACCAGTGGCCATTATTCTCCACGTCCTCCTGAGCAGAGGAACCATAACCATGCGATTTTCAGCCTAAAATCCTCAGAGGAGTCGGCCACTTTGGCCGCTGGTGACGGATTCGGAGAAGGTGGTAGGAGAAGACCGGGCACAGAGGGTGGAGCAGTCACAACAGCACTGGGGAGGAGAGCACTACGCACCCAAATGTCCAGTGACGATTTGGCGTTCGGAAGCTACGCGCCTTCTTTCGGACTGTCGTCCCGAGGGGCTTTTGGTTTCCCTTCACCTCCGCCCAAGGAGGACAAGGACTCGAGGACTCTGGAAGGAATAGGCGTTTTTAGTCTCAGAGGGGCCGAGACCGAAAAAGACACAGACATGGAGAAAGGAGCGGGCAAGGGCAAAAAGTCGAGTCTCATGCAGCAGCTCTTTGGTTCCGTGGCCACACCCGTCGGTGACATCGCGAGCACCTCCAATAAAATGGAGATCATCAGTAACCCGCCAACCAACGGAGTACGTTTACGAAGGGACAGACTGCACAGCTTCAACTCAGGGTCTTCCAGTCCTCCTCCCGCATCCTCTTTAAGCATCTTACACGTAGCAGAAAGCAGACCTGCCGTCCGCGCCATAGCCTCATTTGATGATGACATAGAGGAACTGACTTTATGAAACTAGCATGTCCCAAAGTAGGCCGCTGCGTCCGCCAGCGGGgggtgatttttaaaataaaatgagtgaTGGACGTGGTCTATAAATGCTGAACACTTGATTTTAAACATTATCAACAAAACCAGCCAAACTTAGAAGGGAAGAAACGTTCtgtaaagtatttttaaaaaaaaagctatataACTATACAAACAATAGCTAATTTTAgctttgtttctgtcatgtagAAAATGTGTAATTGAATGTGGTTATTCAGGAAATTTTGAGTATTTGCACTTTTCAGACTCTTTTTTGTCAGATTTCCTGTCAGATTGTGACTTGCAGTTCATTTGTGCCATACAAAGTCGGCAGAGCCACAACTCACAAAAGCATCCCTGCACCTGGAACGTTTGTCCCATCAACACACAAGAACTGCACACACTGATGCAATTCCCGTTTCTCTTTGTTACACATTTTAGCACTTTGCCATATTTTGTTGCAATAACAGGTAGTTATTGGTGGATGGTAGGCGGTCATcgaattttttaaaacaattcattttttgtgtgcgtgtctttctCGAACAAAATTGATTCCATTAAGTTTAGTAAGCTCTGAGACACAGTAATCTACCATTACATGATATGTACCGTGTGTAGTCTCATTCACAAATGTCTGACAGTTACATAAAACGGGCTATTTTTTGCAACTTTATAAAATTGGCAAATTCCCTGCGAGTTTATTTGCGTTACGACACTAATTCTAATCAGATTCTAGTGGGAAACTCTCATTGATCCCAtggaaaatgaaattatcttgAAATAATCAACACAATACGATCATTGTATggtactgcagtgtgtgtgtgtgtctgtgtgtgtaatctgACACGTGttgtataaaaaagaaaaatcaatgtcaCACGATATTGGGTTGCTTGAGGCCTGTTTATAGGATTGCCACGACGAAACAGTCAGACTCTGAACATCAACGATTCCCGGCGCTCGTCTTCTGCACTGAtacagtctctgtctctgtgatgtGATCTGTGTTACACTGAGCAGACAATCGGCAGCACCGATGGCTGCAAGAGAAGCCTCCTGTGTTGAAATGAATAGACGCAATGCTCTATTTTGACCTCTGTTTAGTTAATTATGTCACATGCATAAAACTCATGAATTAAAAGTTGCTGCATGTGGATTCTTGCAGTATGTAAAATAAGTATTTGTATATTCTTCGATatctcatctgttttttgtcagttttgatgagctctttatatttattcttcCAGAACTAAGCGAAAATATGTAGCCAATTGAAAAACGGAATCCGTCTCTTTCTGTATtcacaatatttaatattttctaccGTCGGTCCagttgtgttattgttgttttttttttacattaatttgtTGTAttgtgtgaaattaaattaaatgatagTAAAATTCTAACTGTTAAGTTGCCTGCAGTGAATCTTCATGCGGCGGGGGGAAGTCTGATAGGGATTCCTGGGACGTCTCCAAGCAACCAGAGCCTGACGCAAGCTTTCCGCCCCTCCtccaggcaggcaggcagcccTCTGCTTAAAAACAAGTGGACCGTGGAGCTGCACAGAGGAtaacaccagagagagagagagagagttggagagaTGGTCTGTCCAGACTCTGGGAGGCTGAGGAGAAGTTGAACCGCCGCTGGGAGATTCTCACGAGGTAAAGAAGCCATACGCAGTTTGTATTTCACATGGTGCTGGTAGCTGTCTCACCCTGCAGCACAGCTCCAGGAAAGCTAGAGGAGGCTGAAGGGAACATGTATTTATCACGTGTGTAATACGTCGAAGTATCATCACCTAGTTTAAGTGAGTCAACTATTTTAATTTCAACGTAAAATGAATCTAGGCTGttagaagaaagatgagaaacGCATGTTTTGTTGCTGAGGGCAAAACTTAATGGGCCGCATTAGATTATGATATGAAATAAGAAAACTTAGACACAACTATTTATCCTGATATGCTCCCTTTTATGGGCTTAACTAAGACTAAAATAGGCTCAAgttaattactattattatacagaaaagaaaacacaaggctTTAGTTGTATTGTTCTTAATGTTCAGCAAAGTGTTCACCATTTCGTTTTATACAATATCTACTGTGCTCAGGCATGACTCAGGCATGACTACAACCGCTCCCACATAATGCAGAAATATTGTTACATTAATTTATCTCAAGGAATAATTTGAATGGACgaattgtttgtgtgaatgtacaaatgtttttatttgaatgcatCCCTCTGTCTAAATACAATCAGAAACGGCACCTGTTGATACCGATGTGCAACATGGTTTTCTCCATCCCTCCGTTTAGCCTGTAGAGGTGAGACACTGCAAACTCAACACTGTTATTAAGTTTCTGTTGCCATAACGAAGGAATTCAATACGCTTCGGTGATTTGGTGTTTTACCTTAATGTGTGGCTTTTATGTTAATGTAGGCTATTCATCTCTTTGAGTTCGCCCCGTGATCCTGCCAACGATTTCTATGGATATTCTCACGTACTTGTATATCCACCCTGCAGATTGAAACTCGGCACCTCTGAATGGGAGTGACTGACGGGGCAGGTTATGTTATAGATCGGAGAGATACACACCAGAATCCTGACTCGAAACCCTGCGGTCATGTTTGTTATGTAGACAATGCGTGCATTTTCCAGATTGGAGCACCATGACTTCCCCAGCTCTTTTGGTAACTCTTATTCCGATACCACAACAATAACTTTCACTGGTGTAGCAACTCTGCCACTCTGGATTTCACGGTTAAATGATCTGGTTTGGCCGTGTTTGTATTTGCCCCCGGCTGCATTTGATATTCAGGATGTACATTTTGGCTGTACTTGATGAAGATCCTCCTGCTGGTCCATTCAAATGAGGATGGGTCCCACTAAAGTGCCTCTGAAATGGTCAAGCAGCCAACAACAAGCTGGTTTTTCTGTTATGATCTTAAAAACCCTTTATTTCTTTATAACTCTGACCATAAGTCATTATATGATATTTGCttacacacactccctcctccgccccccATCTTTACCTCTAAACCTCTTAGCTCTGCAGTGTCTTTTTACAGTCTAAAATCACTTCCTCACTGTACATGGTCCATACAGACtctttaaaaatgcatgtggCATGGATTTTCCCTCTTGGTTTCCTGTGGTCTCTCACAATGATTCCTACACGGAGACGAGGGAGACGATCTATTCCTGCGCATTCATAAGTCGGCTACTCTGCACAGTCAGAGGTCTAATTTACCTTGCGAAAAAACCACCAGGCCTATGATTAGATACAAGGGCAGTGACTTCACCGCCGGTCTGCTGTAGCCATCATGGAATAAGTGAGCGCTAACCACTCATTGAGTGCTTAAATACTTTGTAAGAAGACACTTGGCAGAAAGTCCGCTTATGCCGCCGAGTGCGTGTGTTTGCTATATCATTTAAGAGGCTGCATTAAAGATTTAGTGCGGGTACTTTTAAAACTGTAATGTCACATAACTCTTGAGCCATGCTTAGCAGCCCAACTTTTCCCTCTAGCACCATGAGGTTGACGTTTGtggggtttttaaaaattaaatatcttcATAGCTATATAATGTACAGACATGTTACCTTTGTTGGAGAGGTCAAAATGTTGACCTCAGTCTCAGTGCTGCCGAGGAAAGACAAGCTTGAATAATGTGGTTTTGATTAGAGCAACCCTACCAATGTCTAATGAGGAGTTATTAAATGCGCCTGTGGATCAATGCTACATATGTTCAGAGCTCTAAATACGATGGggttctgtaaaacaaaacaaggctaACAGTCACCGTGTCCCACTGCCAGACGTCTGTCACTTCAGCTTGGTTCAGGCAACGAGCCCCGAGGACAGGATGTGGAAAAATTTCTGATTCATTTACAGTGCCTgtgttgttgccatggagacaatTTGTTCCTGTTAAATGCAAATCCCGGAGgtgtgttccctcagctcctTTAATATTTGACGTGTGCGAAGCCAAATGCTCAATCCTATTCAGtttgcacactcacacaatttTCCTTGTAGGCATCATTGAATGTTTCTGAGATTTAATGTATCGTGTTATACAACTGAGCCTGTCATGGCATATGTTGAGGTGTGGCATTTTTGTCAGATGTCTTGTCTCAACAGTCTCTCATCATTTGAAGATTTGCTGTCAGTGGTAGTGTTGGCAAATGTTTCATATCttgcttcctctctcctctgcagttttTAATAGTATCCGCCTCTGGAACACCAATGGACCCTTTGAAAATCCTGTAAAGAACGACGTTCCTGGcacaaaagcagagaaaataGATGCAAAGGACAAAATCACGACAGATGAAGAGCAgctattattattctttattttgatacattttttttaggagCTTTGTGCAATTATGATGGCCGCGCCCTCGCCTCCTGAGATCGTGGTGGACAGAGTTAATATCTCGGACGCAGAGGAATGCAGGGAAGATGAGGATTTACCCGCAGACGACCATCTCATGAGCTTGAAGGCCCTGACAGAGAAGCTGAGACTGGAGACCAGGAGACCGTCCTACCTGGAGTGGAAAGCCCGGCTGGAGGCGGAGAGCGTCAGAGAGTCAGGGACTGGGAAAGGCCTGATTCAGGAGGAGCCAGAAGGGAAACTGGTTGCACCCAAGGAGGGTGCAGTGAACTCCGACGTGATTCAGTGCAAGTTGCCTTCAGGTGTGATGAAAGGATTCGGGAATATTGACGAGGCTCTCAGCTGGCTCAGGAGAGAACtggtaagacacacacacacacacgcatattttttttgcatattgcAGAAAGTGTTGTTGATATtctagagagagaaagagaagagcgCTGACTTTCTGCTACTTAACTAATTAGAATTTAACAATTACTGTCCTGAAGATTGAATCCCATTCAAATCAGTGAGTGGGATTGATTGGGTCTCAGGCAGCAGCGTCAGATGTTTCATACACAGTTTCTGCGAGTCTAATCATTTTTACTCTGCTCAATTAGTCTGCTCATTCGCCCACGGTCCATACGCTTGGACAGAGCACGCAAAGAGGTTCTGACAGGAGCAGACTCATAATTCACACAGTGTGTGGCCACAAACATTTGTGCACAAAGACATATTGGACAAAAGAGATGGCTGCCATCTTTGTAAAAAATTGTTGGCACGCACCAAGGGGACACGGAAGAGATAACACTGAGAGAAACTTGTTTATGGATTCCCCACtgtgagttttctttttaaattttgtcaGACAATAAGGACTGAAGGCAAGGGCCCCTCCAGTGAAATCTAAATCACGTGGATTACATATAATCTGTTGTTGGAACATTACTTATAATCAAAAGCACGTTACGCATATGCAGAGAGAACAAATGCCAGCTGAGGAAAACTGCTTGActaatcaagttttttttttttctcacttttttttgtatgtttgcatg
This sequence is a window from Scophthalmus maximus strain ysfricsl-2021 chromosome 18, ASM2237912v1, whole genome shotgun sequence. Protein-coding genes within it:
- the lca5 gene encoding lebercilin isoform X3 encodes the protein MCISYQGVDMESEKATGRYGDNQEGSLQSLQSRKKDSRASSLQKDKNNFNDKIQDEEEKDSCAESRSKTSDPDRDQISDGEGQRSSGSFYSKDYENESPSERSLSPYSRSLTPSPTPQKGVRAKRITGNPLYKTGGVGRQGLSRPQRLGRQPLTQQNRKGVRPQSKESTAPKDLDLVTKRMLSDRLLKINELHNALAELQQRTDELQKENRTLRRVLLRQEKDLHRYNDTDSEISQLLSRHSNEKHVLRELLRRTQDRGRTAERRLKDREEQLQRSQTTIARLKKLVDRRELGARDELSRRLEDEKSHAEEAERKIKELERSIELSNSSYQRQLAAERKKTLSAQEEIRTLQEDLQRLTNKLKEKERELDAKNIYANRMVKPSQRKDTDSCTKQKGSSKNNSKAVQTEDRLSSLGFPTPPPPAITDANDCHSERGPDEYLSLEELGRADRRAETENRHQNGERQKMSDKEKDRDGEKEQLKQQLNQEMGVLEERAKILKDATMSTGWEKETEGEARKKTSSLLNQKEKENNRKRGHVHEEVGRWNQEALVNQQAAEEARQKKEQLLAKMREIDRLNQGVQENMFAESRLSEFHKSTSGHYSPRPPEQRNHNHAIFSLKSSEESATLAAGDGFGEGGRRRPGTEGGAVTTALGRRALRTQMSSDDLAFGSYAPSFGLSSRGAFGFPSPPPKEDKDSRTLEGIGVFSLRGAETEKDTDMEKGAGKGKKSSLMQQLFGSVATPVGDIASTSNKMEIISNPPTNGVRLRRDRLHSFNSGSSSPPPASSLSILHVAESRPAVRAIASFDDDIEELTL
- the lca5 gene encoding lebercilin isoform X1 — translated: MLSISYQGVDMESEKATGRYGDNQEGSLQSLQSRKKDSRASSLQKDKNNFNDKIQDEEEKDSCAESRSKTSDPDRDQISDGEGQRSSGSFYSKDYENESPSERSLSPYSRSLTPSPTPQKGVRAKRITGNPLYKTGGVGRQGLSRPQRLGRQPLTQQNRKGVRPQSKESTAPKDLDLVTKRMLSDRLLKINELHNALAELQQRTDELQKENRTLRRVLLRQEKDLHRYNDTDSEISQLLSRHSNEKHVLRELLRRTQDRGRTAERRLKDREEQLQRSQTTIARLKKLVDRRELGARDELSRRLEDEKSHAEEAERKIKELERSIELSNSSYQRQLAAERKKTLSAQEEIRTLQEDLQRLTNKLKEKERELDAKNIYANRMVKPSQRKDTDSCTKQKGSSKNNSKAVQTEDRLSSLGFPTPPPPAITDANDCHSERGPDEYLSLEELGRADRRAETENRHQNGERQKMSDKEKDRDGEKEQLKQQLNQEMGVLEERAKILKDATMSTGWEKETEGEARKKTSSLLNQKEKENNRKRGHVHEEVGRWNQEALVNQQAAEEARQKKEQLLAKMREIDRLNQGVQENMFAESRLSEFHKSTSGHYSPRPPEQRNHNHAIFSLKSSEESATLAAGDGFGEGGRRRPGTEGGAVTTALGRRALRTQMSSDDLAFGSYAPSFGLSSRGAFGFPSPPPKEDKDSRTLEGIGVFSLRGAETEKDTDMEKGAGKGKKSSLMQQLFGSVATPVGDIASTSNKMEIISNPPTNGVRLRRDRLHSFNSGSSSPPPASSLSILHVAESRPAVRAIASFDDDIEELTL
- the lca5 gene encoding lebercilin isoform X2, which translates into the protein MLSISYQGVDMESEKATGRYGDNQEGSLQSLQSRKKDSRASSLQKDKNNFNDKIQDEEEKDSCAESRSKTSDPDRDQISDGEGQRSSGSFYSKDYENESPSERSLSPYSRSLTPSPTPQKGVRAKRITGNPLYKTGGVGRQGLSRPQRLGRQPLTQQNRKGVRPQSKESTAPKDLDLVTKRMLSDRLLKINELHNALAELQQRTDELQKENRTLRRVLLRQEKDLHRYNDTDSEISQLLSRHSNEKHVLRELLRRTQDRGRTAERRLKDREEQLQRSQTTIARLKKLVDRRELGARDELSRRLEDEKSHAEEAERKIKELERSIELSNSSYQRQLAAERKKTLSAQEEIRTLQEDLQRLTNKLKEKERELDAKNIYANRMVKPSQRKDTDSCTKQKGSSKNNSKAVQTEDRLSSLGFPTPPPPAITDANDCHSERGPDEYLSLEELGRADRRAETENRHQNGERQKMSDKEKDRDGEKEQLKQQLNQEMGVLEERAKILKDGWEKETEGEARKKTSSLLNQKEKENNRKRGHVHEEVGRWNQEALVNQQAAEEARQKKEQLLAKMREIDRLNQGVQENMFAESRLSEFHKSTSGHYSPRPPEQRNHNHAIFSLKSSEESATLAAGDGFGEGGRRRPGTEGGAVTTALGRRALRTQMSSDDLAFGSYAPSFGLSSRGAFGFPSPPPKEDKDSRTLEGIGVFSLRGAETEKDTDMEKGAGKGKKSSLMQQLFGSVATPVGDIASTSNKMEIISNPPTNGVRLRRDRLHSFNSGSSSPPPASSLSILHVAESRPAVRAIASFDDDIEELTL
- the fam167ab gene encoding protein FAM167A → MMAAPSPPEIVVDRVNISDAEECREDEDLPADDHLMSLKALTEKLRLETRRPSYLEWKARLEAESVRESGTGKGLIQEEPEGKLVAPKEGAVNSDVIQCKLPSGVMKGFGNIDEALSWLRRELTDMRLQDQQLARQLMRLRSDINKLKIEQTCHLHRRMLNDATFGLEERDELSDLLFECPVTPGLGLSAPLRLIGVTKMNINSRRFSLC
- the lca5 gene encoding lebercilin isoform X4, producing the protein MIISYQGVDMESEKATGRYGDNQEGSLQSLQSRKKDSRASSLQKDKNNFNDKIQDEEEKDSCAESRSKTSDPDRDQISDGEGQRSSGSFYSKDYENESPSERSLSPYSRSLTPSPTPQKGVRAKRITGNPLYKTGGVGRQGLSRPQRLGRQPLTQQNRKGVRPQSKESTAPKDLDLVTKRMLSDRLLKINELHNALAELQQRTDELQKENRTLRRVLLRQEKDLHRYNDTDSEISQLLSRHSNEKHVLRELLRRTQDRGRTAERRLKDREEQLQRSQTTIARLKKLVDRRELGARDELSRRLEDEKSHAEEAERKIKELERSIELSNSSYQRQLAAERKKTLSAQEEIRTLQEDLQRLTNKLKEKERELDAKNIYANRMVKPSQRKDTDSCTKQKGSSKNNSKAVQTEDRLSSLGFPTPPPPAITDANDCHSERGPDEYLSLEELGRADRRAETENRHQNGERQKMSDKEKDRDGEKEQLKQQLNQEMGVLEERAKILKDATMSTGWEKETEGEARKKTSSLLNQKEKENNRKRGHVHEEVGRWNQEALVNQQAAEEARQKKEQLLAKMREIDRLNQGVQENMFAESRLSEFHKSTSGHYSPRPPEQRNHNHAIFSLKSSEESATLAAGDGFGEGGRRRPGTEGGAVTTALGRRALRTQMSSDDLAFGSYAPSFGLSSRGAFGFPSPPPKEDKDSRTLEGIGVFSLRGAETEKDTDMEKGAGKGKKSSLMQQLFGSVATPVGDIASTSNKMEIISNPPTNGVRLRRDRLHSFNSGSSSPPPASSLSILHVAESRPAVRAIASFDDDIEELTL